In Glycine max cultivar Williams 82 chromosome 10, Glycine_max_v4.0, whole genome shotgun sequence, the DNA window CTTCAACCTACTAGGTCAAAGACTAATCTCACTTGTGGGATGTGGCTGTCGTTGACCAAAAGAATTTTTGCCTGAGTGTAGATCCTTTGCAATAGAGTAGATAAGAGAGCACTATTTGAAGTAGTAAAGACTCTATTGACCCATCTAAGTCTTAAATCATGCACCTAACCACACCAAATTCATTCTCTATAGTATCCATAAATCAGTAATAATAAACTTTTATATAAAGTAAATATAGTGTGGTTAGGTGCATAATTTAAACTAAGATTGACCAATAAAGATTGTATTATTCTAACAAACTGTATagaatttgtatttattttgcacatgataaaaattaaacacaatttttttttcttttactcatCGACGTCAAAGTAATCTACTACATGTTTAATCCTTCttctatttcaaaatataagttattttagagaaaataatttgtttcaaaatataagtattttacaatataaatactacaatcttttttttttcaaaattaccctaaattaaatttgatgcatcaatACAACGGTCCTTTTAATTctcatcaacttttttttaactcagTAGTATTTACTTATGTATTTGTatcattgattaatttaaaaaattagttacttTTCCACAAAGAACATTCAATACAATGgagttagatgaaataaaaAGGTGTTAGTCCatcaattttatatatgaatttgtcATTATCAATGAAAATTCTGTGCAGTGAAAGTAATGAGTAGAAACAGTATTTaattagagataaaataatatattaaaaaattattaatattttttatgaaattcaataaataaattatttttttaacacctatataatattttaaaacgatttatttttgtgaagtgtgagaataaatgtcaaatgaatactgtagttaaaatataaaaaagtcaaGGGTCTAGTATTGAAGTGGTCGAAGTCACGAGGAATCAATCACAAGGCGTGCCTTACGTTACGTATGTGGTGAAAGCGCAAAGCAATGACGTCAGAAGCGTAACGTCATCAGCAATTCCATTCCAGATTTGATTATTGAAACAACGCATTAGGCATCGGTGTCCGCTTATATAAAAAGCACACGTCATAGAAATGTTGAACACGGCATTCTCTTCCTGAAAACACCCACTAACAAGAAAGTCACACCGTACCAACTCAACCATAAATGATaaacctctctctcttctcttgttaatcaattagaatcagattctttcttctttctctctccgtTTTAGTTGCTATGGAAAATACTAAGAAGCGAGAGGTGAGGGAGGgtgaagatgatgaagatgaaatGAAGATGGAGAAGTTTTACGCGCTGTTAAGGAGCTTCCGAGACGCGCGTGATCGGCGGCGAAGGGagttggaaaaagaaaaacacgagAGCCGCCACAgctggaagaagatgaagacCACCGCCGCAACAACCAAGGACAATAAATCACAAGTTTCTTTTGAATTTCAGGACTTCACCACCGAGATTCATTTCAGAAAGCCACCTTTGACTTTTGCAAATCCAGTTGCATCATGTGACACTAGTATCAAAGACGACAACAAAGGTAAGAAGAAGGAACAACAGGATCTTGCTCTCGACCTCAAACTCGCTCTCTAGTACCAATCATGGACCTTCAATTGTGTATATATTGCAATGATGCAATTCGCAAATATCTACAATTTGTCATCTATCAAGTTCTTTATGTATTCCCGtcacaaaaaaaagttatttatatgTTGACGCATGACTTGACCGGGGAAATGGTTTCCGACGAATAACGTACATAAGTACTTTTATAGCAGTTCGATTAATGGTGTCAGGTTAAAGAAAACGTGTCtgaaggtgttttttttttaatgtttgaaatgtattttttttagataaataatcatttctGTGTCTCAATGTGTCGCGATAGATCTCGGATAGTGNNNNNNNNNNNNNNNNNNNNNNNNNNNNNNNNNNNNNNNNNNNNNNNNNNNNNNNNNNNNNNNNNNNNNNNNNNNNNNNNNNNNNNNNNNNNNNNNNNNNNNNNNNNNNNNNNNNNNNNNNNNNNNNNNNNNNNNNNNNNNNNNNNNNNNNNNNNNNNNNNNNNNNNNNNNNNNNNNNNNNNNNNNNNNNNNNNNNNNNNNNNNNNNNNNNNNNNNNNNNNNNNNNNNNNNNNNNNNNNNNNNNNNNNNNNNNNNNNNNNNNNNNNNNNNNNNNNNNNNNNNNNNNNNNNNNNNNNNNNNNNNNNNNNNNNNNNNNNNNNNNNNNNNNNNNNNNNNNNNNNNNNNNNNNNNNNNNNNNNNNNNNNNNNNNNNNNNNNNNNNNNNNNNNNNNNNNNNNNNNNNNNNNNNNNNNNNNNNNNNNNNNNNNNNNNNNNNNNNNNNNNNNNNNNNNNNNNNNNNNNNNNNNNNNNNNNNNNNNNNNNNNNNNNNNNNNNNN includes these proteins:
- the LOC100306414 gene encoding putative NIM1-interacting family protein is translated as MENTKKREVREGEDDEDEMKMEKFYALLRSFRDARDRRRRELEKEKHESRHSWKKMKTTAATTKDNKSQVSFEFQDFTTEIHFRKPPLTFANPVASCDTSIKDDNKGKKKEQQDLALDLKLAL